A stretch of Telopea speciosissima isolate NSW1024214 ecotype Mountain lineage chromosome 11, Tspe_v1, whole genome shotgun sequence DNA encodes these proteins:
- the LOC122644794 gene encoding uncharacterized protein LOC122644794 translates to MTNYPEWKQKLILILKAEKIHHVISTDGSPLPHTTESDDYVAWETFKEKEALATAYILSSIDKNLQSSCDDQESANDVMEHLEQTFGKQDRLARQHISLALFSAKMHDSTTIQDHMMKLTKLFSELENKATLFELDFKIEIIFASLPDAYSSFIMNFHMNKVVVNNVSELTNMLIVAESTIKKNKVVSLVTEKSSQGSKNKKVKRTKKSKKGQVYCL, encoded by the exons ATGACTAATTACCCTGAGTGGAAGCAAAAGCTAATACTCATTCTGAAGGCAGAGAagatccaccatgtcatttctaCTGATGGATCTCCCTTACCCCACACCACTGAAAGTGACGACTATGTGGCTTGGGAGaccttcaaagagaaggaaGCTCTGGCCACCGCCTATATTCTTAGCTCCATTGATAAGAACCTCCAGAGCTCATGTGATGACCAGGAATCCGCCAATGATGTGATGGAACACTTAGAGCAGACTTTTGGCAAGCAAGATCGTCTTGCACGCCAACATATCTCCTTAGCGCTATTCTCTGCAAAGATGCATGACAGTACCACAATCCAGGATCATATGATGAAGCTTACCAAGCTCTTCTCTGAATTGGAGAATAAGGCTACTCTATTTGAGTTGGacttcaagatagagattatcTTTGCCTCACTTCCTGACGCCTATAGCTCCTTTATAATGAACTTCCACATGAATAAAGTAGTGGTTAACAACGTTTCTGAGCTTACCAACATGCTTATAGTAGCAGAAAGTACgattaagaaaaataaggttgTTTCTCTTGTTACTGAGAAGAGTTCTCAGGGTTCAAAGAATAAGAAAGTGAAGAGGactaagaaaagcaagaaag GGCAAGTTTATTGCCTCTGA